CTGATCACATAGTTGGTAATGCTTCTTTACTTTCTTCCATGTCATCCACCCCTTAAATTTCCTCATCTTTACCTTGGCAGATTAAGGTATAGAATTGCTTTCAAAAGATTTGGTTAAGTTTCTCTTTACCACCTCAGAGTCTAATTTCGTTTTATTTATCCCTAACCGTCCATTCAACCTAATCACTGAGTAAAACTTGACAGGGCTTAAATTGCTGAATATCATTTAATGTTGATTCTTATCATTCAGGAAAAAAGTTATGGCTAAGATGATTGGAAGAATATATGAGCCTCCGGGCCTCTATTATTGTGAAAcagtcaattgtattttgcACTGTCGTTTTGTCTCCTAAGATTGTACATGATCGGTTGAGCCATCTAAGTTTGTCAAAATTAAGACTTTTTGGTTCaaagtcttaaaaaattaaaagtgttagACCGTGAATCATGAGTCAGACAAACATGTTAGGTCTTATTTCccaaacaaacttaaaaaagacgaaatttgatttttactaCCATTCACTCAAATTAGTGTTGTCGAACATCAATTGTAAATAAACAATTTTGGAAACGAAACCTGGTGCTCTGACTCTGCAGGGTAAAATGTTCCAAGTTGTAGAATTTGAGTAGTCACAATGCTGCTTCTTGACCTGGTTTGCTCCTGCTCTTTGCTGACAGCAGCCATTCTTGCTTCTTCAGTTCCATTGACAAATATAATAGATCTGCAAGAATACAAGTTTTTGTTAAGTATATAACACTCAGCAAGACGCTGAATATGGGGAGGATCACAGAAATGGTGGTTGAGATCAGGATTTCTCCTACCTGTATTGTTTACCCACATCAGGACCTTGGCCATACACTTGCCTAGGATCATGGCTTGACCAAAAGATATCCAGTAGTTCCCTAAAAGTAATCAGCTGCGGATCATACTCAACCTGCATTGCAATAGCACCTCATAATCGCTAATTTAATTAAGATCGTCCAACATCAACTCATCATAATGATAAATTCATGCAGTTATATctgatattaagaaaatataagaaaatttctCCATTTGTTcaatattaagaaatattatcaatatataGTAGTCTACACGAATTCCAGAATCAAGACAACCATGACATGATAAAGCATGCAATAATACTATCTGTACCAGATCTATAGATAAAAAGTTTTCTTTCATGAACAATGAATGAACATATGATTccaaattattcaataaatatcACAGTCCCTGCCATCCAAACTTCAAGTCAAATGATCACGAGTTCCTCCAAAACTTGACAGtttcatgttttataaaataataaggatCTATatacaaatcaaacaaaattatggAAGACATAGTCCACCCATGGCTTTTGGGGCTTACAGACATAAAAGAACACAAAATTTCATTCAGTCCTGGGTACATTTGTTTGACACAGACTAACCTCTAGAACTCTTTATGCGACCTTTGCCACATGTGAGGACTTAGCATTTCTTTGGAAATAGAAGACCTTGAGCtgttattgaatttgattggaTTCTATAGATGTTTCATGATTTCAACTCTAGCTAACTAACTCGGATACGATCACAATCTAGGAACAAGAATCATACAATACATAAgggtcaaaataaaaaacacagaaCAACTACTTAACAATCCTAACAACCAGACAGAGCGCCAAAATCAAAAGCACACCAAAATATCCACATGAtttgattgttttaaaattttactttcttGAGTCTAAAGCACTCGGCACTATGTCAAAGGACATAAAAGTCAGCAAGGTGGGTAACAACAAAACAATGTCTAGACGAATAGAATGTTCTTGTTTCCACTGATAACTCATctaatgaaaagaagaaaagacgTGGAGAGCCAGAAACCTTATTCCATGAACTGCTACTAGGAAATACATAGAAAATGTGGGTAAGGTTTAAAAATCAGCAAACACCAGTCTAATTGCTAGGGTAGAAAATCTCACTACCAATTATTTGATGAAACGTAATaatctcaataaaaaatataaatgtatagaAACTTTACTTGGTGAAATGAACTGAACTCTAGTATCATCAGAGTAGTTTCAACAAGAACGATTAACATAGTCATTTCAAACCCACATCACACTTACTCATCCAATTCCAAACTCTAGGAATTAAAATGGGATGTATCAGTGTTAACAATTGATTAAAAGATCAACCGATAAAATGTGAACAACTTCACAGTTTGGCACGCATACGGACGTCAAAATTTCAACCAATTAGTGATGGTAAGTCCATTTTATCATATAGTAAGAATAAGAGGCGATTGAGTGGGAAAATAGAGAAATTGGGAACCTTGACGGATTCGGCATGGTCACCCAAGCTTCGATATTCGGGGTTGGACTTGGATCCGCCTGCGTAGCCGACGGTAGTGCGTACAACGCCGGGCAAGCAGCCGAAGACGGCTTCGGATCGCCAGAAGCTGCCAAGGGCGAAGACAGCCACCTGCAAGCGCTGTTGGTCGGATTGGTCGAGGGCGGATTGGGAGACTCGATCGGGAAACCTGATGCAGAGAGCATTGTCGACGAGGAGGAGGAATAGGACAATTAACACTGAGAAGACTTTATGGTGATGATACGAAGGGTTATGGTTCATCTCTGGAACTGCCATTTTGGCCACTCGCCCAGGCGTTGCGTTTTGTCTCTGCCAAAATACTACCAAGCGCACTGGAACGAGTTTTCGTTGTCGTTTTAGGAGGTGAACGTGACAAAATGCCCCAACGCGCCTCCCACCCTCCACCTATATGTCGTTTTGATTACGCACTTCTGATTTCTCTCTATCGTATCATATCATAGATGATAATATCAGGAAACAGACTATTCTAAATGTTGTACTCAGCCTCCCCAAAAATGGAGATTAGAATaataatcaacaaaataaattatataaaatgatacaAGCATTTTGTTTAGCAATGCAACacaaaaattaggttttttaattgttatatgaCATCACTCTACTATGTTTTTAACagggataatgatactttgacacccaaAAAGTGACAAACTTTTGACACTACCAAGTGTCGTTTTCGTATTGGTCCATctatgaaataaagaaaaagaacgaAATGACATGGAAATTAGTGGGGAGAGGGGTTTCAGGGTGCGTTTcagtttttcaaatcaaaatctcATTTCCACATTTGGGATTGaaaaccctagagagagaagCACCCTAGGCCAGCGAGAAGAGCTCAACGAAGTTTTTACCATCACTTGCAAACATGTGTTATTCAACGTTAACCNGAGGACATTCTGCTGCAGTACCGCCGATTGGAACGTGCCCAGCCACCGAAAACAGTGTCCTGTGAAGAGGTTTTGGAGTTCGAGTGACTTCCCATCGTTCATCGGAAGCACCACCATTGACCATGAAAATTGCcttgatttttaattgaaccaattttttttaagacttattggatatAGAAGTGTTGTTCAGCCATTGATGATCACAAGTATATGGATCTCCATGGCCAAGGAACAATTCCTTTTAAAACTCAATGTGTAGAATCAGACCTGGAAGTAGAGGCCAAATAAGTGGATAGTTCAGGCAAAGTTTCTGAACACAAGGGTTAACTATGAAAATAACCTTGATTTGTAATTGAACCAACTTtcttttaagacttattggatatAGAAGTGTTGTTCAACCATTGATGATCACAAGTATATGGATTTACATGGCCAAGTAACAATTCCTTTTAAAACTCAATATGCAGAAACAGACCTGGGAGCAAATGCCAACTAAGTGGATAATTTAGACTAAGTTTTTGCACGAGGAGGTCATCTTTGAATCTGACACTTATTTTGAACtgaacatttaattttttaccaattttattaaataataatgattatctatcatttattaacacatttatatccaagtcCATCCTcaaggaaacatttttttttaatgttggtGTAGAAACAGAACTGGTAGCAGAGACAAAATAAGTAGGTAGGTTAGACTAAGTTTTTGCATGAGGAGATCATCTTTGAATCTAAGACTTATTTTGAActgcacatttaattttttaccaattatattaaataattatgattatgtcatttattaacacatttatatccaagtccccaaggaaacatttttttaaaaagtgatgGTGTAGAAACATAACTGGtagcaaaggcaaaataagtgggCAGTTTAGTCTGAGTTTTTGCACGAGGAGGTCATTTTAAATCTGGCACCTTAAACACATATGATGACATACAACTCTTGGACATTGCTCAACAAAGGTCATAGATAAATAATGCTCATTGTTGTATTGAACCATGTCATAATgaatacaaaaaataacataatcatcATTGGTATGTTCAAATTACATTCAACCACATAATAAGATACATTTCGTGAGGACTACATTACAAACGTCCTACACAATAAATGGTCATTATTCTATTCAATCCTATCATAATGAACACCAAATATAACACATTGATCATTCTTAACTTCAAATTTCACTATCAATAAATGTAAGGAATACATTTCTTTGATGATTTGTAACAAAAAATATGTACATTCAAACCTAatcattacaattttaaatagtGATAAAATATTGCATGTCCTTGTTGCACTGCTCCTTATTTGCTGGACAATTGCAGATTCTCCCCTGAAAACTGTATAATCTTTTCTAGCTGTGAAAATGGATTCATCAGGTTATGTCCACATTGGACTACTCTCGCCGTGAAAGGAAGGAAACACCATGAGAGCATAAAAGAAatgaagtaaaaaattaattaaaaatacattacatAAACTTTTGTAGTGTTATCTCAATGTGGTACCAAACAGTAGTCGACCAAATAGGATAATTCAAAATGTAGAACCTAAGTATTATGTGTCAAATCTCCCAAACCAAATTCATACTCTCTTACTCAACTTTTCTACAACTTcacattcattttttcttttacttaaagAAAAGACTATATCACTTAACCTTTGTTATTAATATTCTGATAATAATATTGTGACATATTTTTCCGTGTATAATAATTACTTGATAATAACTAAATTTCAGAGAGTAACGAGAAATGTGTGAAAGAATGAATGAACAAATAAAGTTTCTCTtgtattaatatgaaaaaaactgaacttaacTAACACAATtcaattatactaaaaataaataacccGAAAGTGCAAGAACCACTTCTACTTTCAGAAAATACATGTTTTTCCCTCTTTAGTCTTAGGATGGAGggaagaaacaattgaggttGAAAGGGAGAATGTAAAACTCTTCATTTCGATTGTCTCCTTTAAATGCTCTGAACTTAGTCCATCATGGCATTCCCCTATCTTTGACATTATCCTTGTAGTCAAGAGTGTTGTccaaaaacacaacaactatTTCTGAATCATGCAAATAGAAGTATAGAATAACCATAATTAAGAACATGACAATATAAGAATTTTCCaattcaatcaataataataatatttccaGCAAATATGAAAAGGAATTAAAGAACTCATCGTGCCGTGCCATTCATGTCTGCATGGTATACCTCACCGTATGAACCTATTAGAAAGAAAGTATgaacatatatattgaaaaattttcagaaacaagTGGAATACTTAAAGAACACTACCAGTCTCCCCAACTATCACATATAAAATGGTATAGTGCatgtaaaaaatacaaaatattgaaGAGTTAATAAAGCTTGACATAACCATGCTTGcacaaatagaaataaaaataaaataatccatTTAAAAATAGGGAAGATTAATGCTAGATTAGTAATTGATTTGCATCAATTGGGAGTCTCACTAAATTAAATAGTAAATCAGAGTAATGTCctatttttagtaaatataatttaaaaatagggTGAAGATTAATGCTAGATTAGTAATTNATTTGCATCAATTGGGAGTCtcactaaattaaataataaatcagaGCAATGtcctatttttaataaatataattaatagtttcaagaagaaaataaatgcaAATCATGTATATTACCTATACCAATTCTTTCACCAAGAAAGAGATCCTCCCATGGTTACAATCAGCATTGTGATCCCCAAAATTGTGAAAGATATGTCAAAATAATCTAACAATAACCATAAATCTCCAAAAATTATTTTGCGTGTATAAAAATTGTAACTTTGTACCCAAAAAACAGAACAATccaaaaggataaaaaaaatcaaatatttaaaataagtcaaaataacataacaataagAAAGAAATACCAAAACAAACTAAGGATACTTACAAACAATGCTTTTCGTCTTCAATGGTGTTTTTCGCCTACTACGGTGATTTCAAACGGCGCTTGCAGCGAAACGAACAACGGGAAGCTTCAAAACTCATGTCAATGGTGGTTTTGGTGTTGAACAATGATTTGAAATAGCGAAAGGAACAATGCTTCGAAACGACATAAAGTTAGGCCCGAATGACAGCAGAGACAGCTCCGGTGAAGGCGGCGGTTATGGGTAGGAGAACATTCTCTCTCGTggattctctctcttttcttctctctaggAAATTAAATTTCCAATTTTTGAAATCCCTAAAATGAAACCCGCGAACTTAAAATCCTGCAACCCCAAATCCTTTGCATTTCCatgtcatttattttttcttttaatcttttccaACTGGACCAATCAGAACGTGACATGTGGatggtgtaaaaaat
This genomic stretch from Vigna radiata var. radiata cultivar VC1973A chromosome 7, Vradiata_ver6, whole genome shotgun sequence harbors:
- the LOC106765589 gene encoding peptide methionine sulfoxide reductase A5, with protein sequence MAVPEMNHNPSYHHHKVFSVLIVLFLLLVDNALCIRFPDRVSQSALDQSDQQRLQVAVFALGSFWRSEAVFGCLPGVVRTTVGYAGGSKSNPEYRSLGDHAESVKVEYDPQLITFRELLDIFWSSHDPRQVYGQGPDVGKQYRSIIFVNGTEEARMAAVSKEQEQTRSRSSIVTTQILQLGTFYPAESEHQKFELKQNTILLQLIGNLPAEELERSSLATKLNGYVAELCPPDIQKRIDAKINDIIKRGWPILRDL